GCCGCGTCGCCTGGCGCCACCAGGTAGCCGGTCTCGTCTTCCATGATCAAGTCCTCCGGCCCGCCCCGCGTCGCCACCACCGGCAGTCCCAGCGCCATGCCTTCCAGCACGGTCAGGCCAAAGCCTTCCATCGTGGTGGTCGGCACGGCCAGCACATCAAAGGTCTGCATGATCTCCGGCACCTGCGCCCGCGGCACCTCACCGGTGAAAATCACGCGGCCGGCCAGCGGCCCGCTGTTGGCCTGTGCCAGCAGGGCCTGGCGCAGCGGTTCATACACCGGCAGTGCGCCGCCCACCAGCACGAAGCGCGCGGTGGGCCATTGGCTGCTCAGGCGGGCGGCCGCGTCCAGGAAAACCGCCTGCCCCTTGATCGGGGCGATGCGGCCGACCATGCCGACCACCGGCGCGGCGCCCAGCCCCAACTCGGCGCGCACCGCAGCCGCAGGTCGTCGCGGGGTAAATGCCGCCAGATCCAGCCCATCCGCCGCCACATGCAGGCGAGGGTCGGTCCGCCGGCGACCCCACTGGCTGGCCACAGCCCGGCTGTTGACGATGACCGCGACAGACAGGCTGAGCATGGCCCGGCAAAGCAGGTCACGCAGACGGTTGCCCACCGGCAGGCGTTCGCGCACGTGCCAGACGTGCGGCAGGCCGGCCAGCCGTGCGGCCAGAGCACCGTCCAGCGCGGCGCTGCTGTTGGTATGCACCAGCGCCGCCTGCTCCTTTCGCAGCCACGCGGCCAGGCGCATCACCGACGGTGGCAGCCGCAGCGCCAGGCCCGCCAACGCCCGCGGGAGCGTAAATCTTGCCTGGTGCGCGGCGCGGCCAACGGCCACACGCGCCAGGGCACGCCGGCCTGCGTCAGGGCCTGGCTGAACGGCCCGGCAAAGGGCAGCAGCACCAGCGGTCGCCAAGCCGCCGGGTCCAGATGCGTCGCCAGGTCGAGCAGCATCGCCTCCGCGCCCGCCCAGTAGCCGGTGGCGTTGATGAAAACGACGCGGCGACCGGCGGCCGCCGGAATTTTCAAGACCGCGGAAGTCCTCTTCGCTACAGACATGGCGCACGCTGAAAGAGCGTCAGTTCGCTGCCCGGCCAGCGCCAGGTCATGACCGGCGTCGAGAATGCGGCCAGGCCGGCGGTCAGCGCATCGTCGCGATCCACCAGCCAGGCCCGAGCGGACCAGAGCCAAATGCGGCAATGCCCGGCGGCCTGTTGAGCGACAAACACCGCGGGCGTCTGGCGCTGCGCCGTGTCGCCATTGTACCACGCGATCGCGCCAGGTGGTGTGCCGTAGAACGCCAACGGCGCCAGCAAATAAACTTCCGGCGCACGCAGCAGGAGCACGTCCGCAGGCTGCACCGCGCTCTGCAGGAACTGCGCCGGCTGCTGCAAATCCTCCTGCGCAAAAGCCGGATCGCTCACGCCCCTGAGCCAAAAAACCGCCGACAGCGCCACAGCCATCCCCACCAGTCGCCGATCCTGCACCGCCAGCCACAAGAGCAAGGCCGGCAGAGCAAACAGCACATAGCGCACATTGAAGTTCGTCTGCGCCCACCAAGTCAGCAGATTGGCGCCGAGCAGGGGGATGGTGAGCCAGAGGAGGAGGAGAGCGGAGAGCGGAGAAGGGGAGAAGGGGAGAGGGGAGAGGGGGAGAGGGGGAGAGGGGGAGAGGGGGAGAAGGGGGGAGTGGAGAGTGGAGAGCGGAGAGGGGAGACCGGAGATTGGAGATCGGAGGAGGGAGAGCGGAGATTGGAGGCCGGAGATTGGAGACCGGAGGACGGAGATTGGAGACCGGAGGACGGAGATTGGAGACCGGAGGACGGAGATTGGAGACCGGAGGACGGAGAGCGGAGAGCGGAGGACGGAGATTGGAGATCGGAGGACGGAGATTGGAGATCGGAGGACGGAGATTGGAGATCGGAGGACGGAGAGCAGAGATTGGAGACCGGAGATTGGAGAGGGGAGATTGGAGAGCGGAGAGGGGAGATCGAGAATCGAGGCAGCCGGGCGCGATAGGCGAGTAGGGGAAGGATGATCCAGGGTGACGCGGCGAGGAAGAGCCAGCCCAGGTGTTGCAGCAGCAGGTCGCGCAGCCCCGCGCCGTTGGCGAGCGCCTGGCGCAGCGCCTCCGGCGGCGGGCCAACCGCAAAGCCCCAGTTCAGGGTCAGCAGCGAGTAGGCCACCTGCGCCAACGGCAGCCCCGGCCGCGTGACGGGAGTTGACCAACCTGCGGCCGCGCCAGCCAGATAAACGGCCAGCGCGGGCGCGCTCAGCAGCAGCGCCAACGCCAACGCCGTCAGAAAAAAGCGACCGCGCTCGCGCTGCCAGATCAGCACCCACAACCCCAGCGCCGCCACGAGAAAGACCGTCCACAGCGACGCGGCCAGCAGCAGCGCCAGGCCAAGCCCCAACAGCCGCCAGCGCCCACCAGGTTCCCCATCCCATACCTCTCCCCCCTCTCCTCTCCGCCGTACGGAGAGGAGAGGGGCCGGGGGTGAGGTGCGGTCTCCCCCCTCTCCTCTCCGCCGTGCGGAGAGGAGAGGGGCCGGGGGTGAGGAGAGGCGTCGCTGTGCGGAGAGGAGAGGGGCCGGGGGTGAGGAGAGGCGTCGCCGTACGGAGAGGAGAGGGGCCGGGGGTGAGGTGCGGTCTCCCCCCTCTCCTCTCCGCTGTGCGGAGAGGAGAGGGGCCGGGGGTGAGGTGCGGTCTCCCCCCTCTCCTCTCCGCCGTGCGGAGAGGAGAGGGGCCGGGGGTGAGGAGAGGCACACCACCAACAGCGCCAACGCGCCCACAAAAGTATAAAACGATGCTTCCTGGCTGTACCAGATGTGCAGCGGGTTCAACGCCAGCAGCAGCGCCGCCGCGTAACCCGCGCGCGGCCCCGCCCACGCCCGCGCCACGCGCCAGATCAACGCCACGCTCAGCACCCCGCACAGCAGCGCCGGCCAGCGCGCGGCGACCGCGCTGTCGCCCGCCAGCGCCAGCCAGGGCCGATAGAGCGCAAAAAAGAGCGGCGAGCGTGCGGTCGTAATCTCGACATTGAAAAGCGCCGCAATAGCCGGCCTTGTCAGCATGCCGACGTTGGCGATCTCGTCCAGCCACAAGCCCCGATTCAACCCAATGCTGCGCACGAACGCAGCCAGGAGGAGGATGAAGAGAAACGCCGCGTCGCGTCGCATCCACGCTGGCCCTGAACCCGGTAGTTTCATGCGGCGCGCTCCAGGATCGGGGCGGCCGCCGACTCCAGCAGACCCAGGTAGATCCAGAAGTAGGCGAGCCAACTGGCCTCCGTGGCCTGAAACGCCACCAGCAGGCCCACCAGCGCTAGCAGCAGTCCTCCTAGCACGGCACGCGACAGGCCCTGACTGCGACGCCAGGCCTGGAAACCGCGCCAGCCGGCCAGCGCCAATGCCAGCACAAAAGCGCCGAGACCGAGGATGCCGGTGTTGTACAGTTGATGGATGAACAGGTTGGGAATCCAGGAGGTGGTGTTGGCGTTGGGATAGTAGTAAACCTGGCTGTACGCGCCGATGCCCCAACCGATCCAGGGATGCTGCGGCCACACGCTGAGCGCGTGGCGCAGGATTTCGCCGCGCACCCACACGTTGCCATCGTCTGCCAGGTTGCCGAAGGTCGCCAGACGCTGGGCCAGCGCGCCGCCGCTGCTCAAATCCACCTGTGGCACGAGAAAACGCAGGTCGGACCAGCCGAAGAGGGCGACCAGGCAGAGACCGACGAGGCCCAGACCCGCGCCCGCGACCAGCGCCGTGCGCGGATGCCGCCAGGCCCAGGCGATCAGCGCCAGGCTGCCAGCCAGGGCAAATCCCAGCCAGGCCGTGCGCGTCAGGCTGGCGACCAGGCCGCCCAGGCCCAACGTCAGCGCCGCCCAGGCCGCCAGGCGCCAGCGCCACGGCAGTCGCTCCGTAAGCAGGCTGATCGGCAGGGCCAGCAGCGCCACGGCCAGGCAGTAGGAACCGTAGATGTTTGGCTCCCACTGGCTGCCGGTGGGCACGAAGCCGCCATCGGTCTTGAAGACGACGCCCAGGTTGAGGTGCAGGAGCGGCCAGGCGACCGCGCTCAGCAGGCCGAAAGCCGCCACCCCCGCGCCGATGAGCATCTGCACCCACGCTGCCTGGTTGGCGTCCAGGTTGCGCCAGCGGCCGGGCGCGCCCGGCGCCGGTTCCGCCGACGCCAGGTTAGCGGTGACGAGGTAGATCGTCACGACCAGCACCAGTTTGGTCCAAAGCGCCAGACTGTTGGTCACGTTGGGCGCGTGCATGAGCGACGCGGCCAGCCCGATGACCAGCCAGGCGAGCAAGGGCCAGCCGGTCAACGGCCAGCGCCAACGCCGGCGCCCTGCGACCACATCCACGGCCAGCAGCGTGCCGACCAGGGCCAGCGCCAGGTATTCGGCGTAAAGGCTGAAGCCGCCAATCGTCAGCTCGTAGCGGTTGGCGCCCGCGGCCAGGATGATGACCCACAACCCGGACGCCGGCCACGTCAACAGGGCGACGATCAGCCCCAGGCCGGCCAGCGCGGCGGCCAACACCCACATGGGGCCAAGCCACGTCAGCAGCAGAGCCACCGGCAGGCTCGCCAACGCCAGCAGCGCGTAGACGAGCGGAGGGTGCATGATGGAGGAGGATTGCTTGACCTGGTGCAGCATGGCGTTCAAGGGGCGGTCGGGCCGTAATACTGCCCATAGGTTCCAGCGGGCAGCGGCAGCCGATTGAGTACCGCGCCCACCACGTGCGCGCCGGCCGTCGTGAGCAGAGCCATGGCGCGCTGTGCGGACCGGCGCCGGGTGCCCTGGGCATCCACGACCAGCAGGGTGGCGTCGCTGGCGTGCGCCAGCAGCGCGGCATCTGCCACCGCCAGCACGGGCGGCGTATCGAGTACGATCACATCGGCCGCCTGGCGCAGGTCAGACAGCAGCGCAACCATGCGCTCGGAGCCGATCAGTTCAGCCGGATTGGGCGGCTGCGGTCCGCTGGTCAGCAGGTGCAGGCCAGGCACGGCCGTCGGCTGCAGATGGGCTGTCAGCGGGCCGCCGTCGGGCAGCAAGGCGGTGGTCAGGCCCAGGTTGTTGCTGACGCCAAACACGGTGTGCAGGCGCGGGCGGCGCAGATCGGCATCCACCAGGATGACGCGCTGGCCCGCGTGCGCCAGGGCCACGGCCAGGTTGGCGGCCGTGGTGGTTTTGCCCTCACCCGGCTCCGCGCTGACCACGCTGAGCGTGCGCAGGGGCCGGTCCAGGCTGGTGAAACGCAAATTGGCGCGCAACATGCGGTAGGCCTCGGCCGCCGCCGAATGAGGGGCCTGGCTGACCACCAGTCCGCTCTGGTCCAGGCTGCTGCTGCGCCCCACGGCGGCGAGAACGGGCAGGGCAATGGCCGCAGTGACTCGTTCGGCGCTGTTGAGCCGATCATCCAGCGCTTCCAACAGCAGCGCGGCGGCCAGGGCCATCGTCAGGCCCACGATCGCGGCCGCCAGGGCATTGAACAGCGGGCGCGGGCGCAGCGGTCGGGCCGAGGCACGCGCCGGTTGCACCACCGTCACGTTATCGCTGGCCTGCGCCTCGGCCAGGCGCACCGTCTCATAGCTGGCAGTCAGCGCACTCAGCGACTGGCGCAGGCGTGAAAGCACCTCCGAGCTGGCGCTGCCCGCCGCCTCCTGCTTGATTTGCGTCTCCAGCGCCGCCATCTGCTGCTCCAGATTGGTCTTGGACGCGGCAAAGCGGGCCACTTGGCGCATGCGGTTGGTTTCGATGAACGTCTGCGCCACAGCATCAGCCACCTGCGCGGCCGCGGCCGGTGACGGGCCTTCGACGCGCAGACGGATCAACTGTGTCTCGCGAATCGGTTCGGCGGTCACAGCCAAAGGCCAGGTGGGCGCGGCGCCGTCCTGGCTCAGGCGGGCAATCGTGGCCTCCAGGGTGGCCGGCTGCACGATAATCTGCGCGTAGGTGGAAGCCAGGCGTTCGCTGGCCGCAATGGCGCCGATGTCCCCGCTGCTCAGGCTGGCTGGGCTGACCTGCAGCATGGCTTGGGCTTGATAGACAGGGGCGAGGCGCTGGCTCCAGCCAAAGGCGACCAGGCCGTACAGGATCGGCGCAGCCAGCAGCAGCCAGGCTCGCCGGCGCAGAAAATGAGCGAAAAAGATGAAATCAGGCACCGGACTCTTTCAGGTTGTTTAGGATTCCAGGGTGGGCCTGGTCAGTTGATCGAGCAGGTCGAGCACCAGGTCATCCACGTTGTCCTGGCTGGGCAGGGAGCCAATCAGGCCATACATCGGCGCGGTGCGACCGGACAGGCCGCTGCCCTGTCCCAATGTGCGTGAGGCCACGCTGGTCAGGCGCGTGACCAGGCGCGGCGGTAAGGCATGAACGACCTTTTGCGCCACGCGCAGTCCGCCGGCGGCCAGGCGGCGTCGGGCGTCCGGCTGGCTGACCTGCTGCACCGCGTGGGCCAGATCGGCTAAGAATGAATCGGTGACCGCCACGTGCGCCATGTTCACGGTCATGTGCAGGCTGGGCGGCGACTGCTGGCGGTCCAGGTGCCAACCGGCCAGGGTCAACTCATCGCCAACGTCGTAGATGTCCAGGCGCGTGGAGCCGATCGCCAGGACGCTCATATCGGGGCTGCCCAGCACATGCAGACCAGGCGTGGCGTTGATGCCCTGCTTGAGTTTGCGCGCGGCGGCCATCACCTGTGCGGCAAGATTGACATAACCGGATTCGCCGAGGTAATTCATCACCGCCCAGGCTGCGGCGATGGCGCCGCCCGGTCGCGTGCCGGTCATGGTGGGTGACGGGTAGATGCCGCCGGGCCAGGCGGTTTGCACGAAGAACTGAAAGCGGCGCAGGTCAGCGCCGCGATAGAGAATGACCGAGGCGCCTTTGGCCGCGTAGCCATACTTGTGCAGGTCAACCGAAAGGGAGGTGACGCCGGGCACGCTGAGATCGAAGGGCGGGACGGCATAGCCCAGGCGGCGGGCGAACGGCAGCATCATGCCGCCCACGCAGGCATCCACGTGCAGCAGCAGCCCCCGCGCCAGCGCGACCTGGCCCAGCTCACGAATGGGGTCAACCACGCCCTGGGGATACGACGGGGCCGAACCGACCAGCAGGATGGTGTTGGGCGTGATCGCAGCGGTCATCGCGGCCACGTCTGCGCGGAAGTCGGCGCGCACCGGGACATAGACGGCGGTCACGCCAAAATAGTGGGCGGCTTTGGCCAGGGCCGGATGCGCGGTGATCGGCAGCACCATCTCTGGCGTGCGAATGGCGGGCCGGCGGCTGCGCGCCCAATCACGGGCCGTTTTGACCGCCAGCAGCAGGCTCTCGGTGCCGCCGGAGGTCATATTGCCGACGATGTCATCACCGGCGTTCGCCGCGCCCAGCAGATGGCCGGTCATCGCGACGACGTCGGTTTCGAAGCGGCGCAGACTGGGGAACGCGGTGGGGTTGAGGCCATTTTCGGCGAAGAACATGGTGTACGCCGCCTGCAGCAGTTCGCTGACCTCGTCGCCCGCGCTGAAGACCAGGCTCCAGGCCCGTCCCGCGCGCCAGTTCACATCATGGTCGCGCAACGACGCCATGCGGGCCAGAATGGCTTCTTTCGTGTTTCCGTGGGTGGGCAGGTGTGCTGATTCACTCATAGCCGCGAGATTATAGCCGAGATGCGCGTCAGTGCCAAGTGAGAGAGCGGGCGGAATGCTGAATTCAGAATTCCAATGCTATAATACCGGTCACGCAGGCAGGTGACGGGGGGATCATGCGTTTTTTCAACACGGCGGGGCCGGTGCGGGGTGAGCGGTGACTATTTCCGGAGTTCGCGTGCCCTGGCGCGCCGTGGTGTTGGCGGTCAGCATCACCGCGGTTCTGGCCGCGCTCTGGCTGTTCAGCCAACCGCGCCCAATGCCGCCGCCGCTGCCCTGGGCGCCGGAGCGCCTGCACCTCGGCATCAATGTGGATCTGACCACGCACGACGATGCTGCCCTCGACAGCACCCTGGGCCGCCTGGCTCAGCTTGGCCTTACCACCGTGCGCCAACGCTTCGACTGGAATCGGATCGAGCCGGCGGCCGGTCAGTTCACCTGGGATGCCTACGATCGCATCGTGGCCGCGGCCAACGCCAATGACCTCGAACTCCTCGCGGTGCTCGACGGCTCACCGGCCTGGGCGCG
The DNA window shown above is from Candidatus Amarolinea dominans and carries:
- a CDS encoding glycosyltransferase → MAVGRAAHQARFTLPRALAGLALRLPPSVMRLAAWLRKEQAALVHTNSSAALDGALAARLAGLPHVWHVRERLPVGNRLRDLLCRAMLSLSVAVIVNSRAVASQWGRRRTDPRLHVAADGLDLAAFTPRRPAAAVRAELGLGAAPVVGMVGRIAPIKGQAVFLDAAARLSSQWPTARFVLVGGALPVYEPLRQALLAQANSGPLAGRVIFTGEVPRAQVPEIMQTFDVLAVPTTTMEGFGLTVLEGMALGLPVVATRGGPEDLIMEDETGYLVAPGDAAMLAAALARLLGDPAQARRLGAAGRTRVAGQFTLAQHVQRIEAVYAALTELNP
- a CDS encoding glycosyltransferase family 39 protein, with the protein product MKLPGSGPAWMRRDAAFLFILLLAAFVRSIGLNRGLWLDEIANVGMLTRPAIAALFNVEITTARSPLFFALYRPWLALAGDSAVAARWPALLCGVLSVALIWRVARAWAGPRAGYAAALLLALNPLHIWYSQEASFYTFVGALALLVVCLSSPPAPLLSARRRGEGGDRTSPPAPLLSAQRRGEGGDRTSPPAPLLSVRRRLSSPPAPLLSAQRRLSSPPAPLLSARRRGEGGDRTSPPAPLLSVRRRGEGGEVWDGEPGGRWRLLGLGLALLLAASLWTVFLVAALGLWVLIWQRERGRFFLTALALALLLSAPALAVYLAGAAAGWSTPVTRPGLPLAQVAYSLLTLNWGFAVGPPPEALRQALANGAGLRDLLLQHLGWLFLAASPWIILPLLAYRARLPRFSISPLRSPISPLQSPVSNLCSPSSDLQSPSSDLQSPSSDLQSPSSALRSPSSGLQSPSSGLQSPSSGLQSPSSGLQSPASNLRSPSSDLQSPVSPLRSPLSTPPFSPSPPLPLSPSPLSPSPLLRSPLSSSSGSPSPCSAPIC
- a CDS encoding O-antigen ligase family protein, which codes for MNAMLHQVKQSSSIMHPPLVYALLALASLPVALLLTWLGPMWVLAAALAGLGLIVALLTWPASGLWVIILAAGANRYELTIGGFSLYAEYLALALVGTLLAVDVVAGRRRWRWPLTGWPLLAWLVIGLAASLMHAPNVTNSLALWTKLVLVVTIYLVTANLASAEPAPGAPGRWRNLDANQAAWVQMLIGAGVAAFGLLSAVAWPLLHLNLGVVFKTDGGFVPTGSQWEPNIYGSYCLAVALLALPISLLTERLPWRWRLAAWAALTLGLGGLVASLTRTAWLGFALAGSLALIAWAWRHPRTALVAGAGLGLVGLCLVALFGWSDLRFLVPQVDLSSGGALAQRLATFGNLADDGNVWVRGEILRHALSVWPQHPWIGWGIGAYSQVYYYPNANTTSWIPNLFIHQLYNTGILGLGAFVLALALAGWRGFQAWRRSQGLSRAVLGGLLLALVGLLVAFQATEASWLAYFWIYLGLLESAAAPILERAA
- a CDS encoding polysaccharide biosynthesis tyrosine autokinase, which gives rise to MPDFIFFAHFLRRRAWLLLAAPILYGLVAFGWSQRLAPVYQAQAMLQVSPASLSSGDIGAIAASERLASTYAQIIVQPATLEATIARLSQDGAAPTWPLAVTAEPIRETQLIRLRVEGPSPAAAAQVADAVAQTFIETNRMRQVARFAASKTNLEQQMAALETQIKQEAAGSASSEVLSRLRQSLSALTASYETVRLAEAQASDNVTVVQPARASARPLRPRPLFNALAAAIVGLTMALAAALLLEALDDRLNSAERVTAAIALPVLAAVGRSSSLDQSGLVVSQAPHSAAAEAYRMLRANLRFTSLDRPLRTLSVVSAEPGEGKTTTAANLAVALAHAGQRVILVDADLRRPRLHTVFGVSNNLGLTTALLPDGGPLTAHLQPTAVPGLHLLTSGPQPPNPAELIGSERMVALLSDLRQAADVIVLDTPPVLAVADAALLAHASDATLLVVDAQGTRRRSAQRAMALLTTAGAHVVGAVLNRLPLPAGTYGQYYGPTAP
- a CDS encoding aspartate aminotransferase family protein, with the translated sequence MSESAHLPTHGNTKEAILARMASLRDHDVNWRAGRAWSLVFSAGDEVSELLQAAYTMFFAENGLNPTAFPSLRRFETDVVAMTGHLLGAANAGDDIVGNMTSGGTESLLLAVKTARDWARSRRPAIRTPEMVLPITAHPALAKAAHYFGVTAVYVPVRADFRADVAAMTAAITPNTILLVGSAPSYPQGVVDPIRELGQVALARGLLLHVDACVGGMMLPFARRLGYAVPPFDLSVPGVTSLSVDLHKYGYAAKGASVILYRGADLRRFQFFVQTAWPGGIYPSPTMTGTRPGGAIAAAWAVMNYLGESGYVNLAAQVMAAARKLKQGINATPGLHVLGSPDMSVLAIGSTRLDIYDVGDELTLAGWHLDRQQSPPSLHMTVNMAHVAVTDSFLADLAHAVQQVSQPDARRRLAAGGLRVAQKVVHALPPRLVTRLTSVASRTLGQGSGLSGRTAPMYGLIGSLPSQDNVDDLVLDLLDQLTRPTLES